One genomic window of Clostridioides sp. ES-S-0054-01 includes the following:
- a CDS encoding PepSY domain-containing protein, with translation MCKKMYLLVVSILIAGLLTACSGSPTTGSGQVQNNTKKDTNASNSALKDEKNNENLMEQDFKVPYTDAINIFKDKYKDADIVDLSLERDLNKFVYTVEGVDDNNEYKMKIDANTKDVLQDKTEKLDSEDLNGVARKEKLDLSDIITPQQAMEIALKEQNGIVKEWSLDKDLDVTFYKIRIDKDKNEYDIKVDSKKGTILEVEKED, from the coding sequence ATGTGTAAAAAAATGTATTTATTAGTGGTAAGTATACTTATAGCAGGTTTATTAACTGCATGTAGTGGGAGTCCAACTACGGGTTCAGGACAAGTACAAAATAATACAAAAAAAGATACAAATGCTTCAAATAGTGCTTTAAAAGATGAAAAAAATAATGAAAATTTAATGGAACAAGATTTTAAAGTACCATACACAGATGCAATAAACATATTTAAAGATAAGTACAAGGATGCTGATATAGTAGATTTAAGTCTTGAAAGAGATTTAAATAAATTTGTTTACACTGTTGAAGGTGTAGATGATAATAATGAATATAAGATGAAAATAGATGCTAATACAAAAGATGTACTGCAAGATAAAACAGAAAAATTGGATTCAGAAGATTTAAATGGAGTTGCAAGAAAAGAAAAATTAGATTTAAGTGACATAATAACACCTCAACAAGCTATGGAAATTGCATTAAAAGAACAAAATGGCATAGTTAAAGAATGGAGCTTAGATAAAGATTTAGATGTTACTTTTTATAAAATAAGAATAGATAAAGATAAAAATGAATATGACATAAAGGTAGACTCTAAAAAAGGAACTATATTGGAAGTAGAAAAAGAAGATTAG
- a CDS encoding FAD-dependent oxidoreductase — protein sequence MSLKSLKIKENLYWVGSLDPDLRVFDIIMYTPYGTTYNSYVLKGTEKTVLFETVKDKHFDNYIERLNDLNIDFEKIDYIVVSHTEPDHAGSVEKLLGLAKNAKVVASETAIKYLKEIVNKDFEYVAVTDGDTLSIGDKTLEFFSVPMLHWPDTIYTYIKEDKTLVTCDSFGSHYSNDKIVNTLDEDEEKDYLDALRYYYDCIMGPFKPSMVTAIEKIKDLDIDTICPGHGPVLTENPRKIIDLYYNWSVNEQIKLEKEVTICYVSAHGYTKIMAEAIKSYIEKNSNYKVNLFDVIEHKQEDILAKIAVSQGVLFGTPTILGDALKPIWDILVSLNPVLHGGKVASVFGSYGWSGEGIENAMERINQLRMTAVKPFAINFKPSSEEIDKLHSYTGKFLDKLNSTFGSKKKTKKFKCVICNEVFEGDSAPSVCPVCGAKEDQFIEVEEDEVTFRKDTDEYFVIVGNGAAGFYAADAIRKRNKTCKITMISNEDELTYYRPALSDGINEELGSDFYMEDKAWYDKNNIVVILGTNVDKLDEVNKTIIVNDGAIKFDKLVIATGSRNFIPPIKGHDLENVFTLRNIKDLYSVKEALKKSKKVVVIGGGLLGLEAAWEFRLKGLEVVVVEAMDSILSKQLDKEGSKILEQCVRDTGIDVRLGVAVDGIEGDGKAQKVIFKDGDSVDCDMVVFSIGVRANTQMVQDTSVKIDRGIVVDKTLQTNVRDIYACGDVAQVENTSLAIWPSSVEMGKIAGANASGDNLTFESDVYPVSLDAMNVKVFSIGNIQNFDKEISSKDEGKRIYKKLFIREGSLVGAILINDLSCTVKLMRLISEKGDFEDIMKSDIL from the coding sequence ATGTCATTGAAATCACTAAAAATAAAAGAAAATTTATATTGGGTAGGTTCGCTTGACCCTGATTTAAGAGTATTTGACATAATTATGTATACACCTTATGGAACTACTTATAATTCATATGTATTAAAAGGGACAGAAAAAACAGTTTTATTTGAGACAGTTAAAGATAAGCATTTTGACAATTATATTGAAAGATTAAATGATTTAAATATAGATTTTGAAAAAATAGACTATATTGTTGTAAGTCATACTGAACCAGACCATGCAGGAAGTGTTGAAAAGCTTTTGGGTTTAGCTAAAAATGCAAAAGTAGTGGCTTCAGAAACTGCAATTAAATATCTTAAGGAAATCGTAAACAAAGACTTTGAATATGTTGCAGTTACAGATGGAGATACATTATCAATTGGGGATAAAACTTTAGAATTCTTCTCTGTACCTATGCTTCATTGGCCAGATACTATATACACATATATAAAAGAGGACAAAACTCTTGTAACGTGTGATTCATTTGGTAGTCATTATAGCAATGATAAGATAGTAAATACACTTGATGAAGATGAAGAAAAGGATTATTTAGATGCTTTGAGATACTATTATGATTGTATAATGGGACCATTTAAGCCATCTATGGTAACTGCTATAGAAAAGATAAAAGATTTAGATATAGACACTATATGTCCAGGTCATGGTCCAGTATTAACTGAAAATCCTAGAAAAATTATAGACCTTTATTACAACTGGAGTGTAAATGAACAAATAAAGTTAGAAAAAGAAGTTACAATTTGTTATGTTTCTGCACATGGATATACAAAGATTATGGCAGAAGCTATAAAATCGTATATTGAAAAAAATAGCAATTATAAAGTAAATTTATTTGATGTAATAGAGCATAAACAAGAAGATATTTTAGCAAAAATAGCAGTATCACAAGGTGTATTATTTGGAACACCAACAATATTAGGAGACGCATTAAAGCCTATATGGGACATATTAGTATCCTTAAATCCAGTTCTTCATGGTGGAAAAGTTGCTTCAGTCTTTGGTTCATATGGATGGAGTGGAGAAGGTATAGAAAACGCCATGGAGAGGATAAATCAGCTTAGAATGACAGCAGTAAAACCTTTTGCCATTAACTTTAAACCATCAAGTGAAGAGATTGATAAATTACACTCTTATACAGGTAAATTCCTAGATAAGTTAAATTCTACTTTTGGAAGTAAAAAGAAAACTAAGAAATTTAAATGTGTAATTTGTAACGAAGTATTTGAAGGGGATAGCGCTCCAAGTGTATGCCCTGTGTGTGGAGCTAAGGAAGACCAATTTATAGAAGTTGAAGAAGATGAAGTTACTTTTAGAAAAGATACTGATGAATACTTTGTAATAGTAGGAAATGGAGCAGCTGGTTTTTATGCAGCAGATGCTATAAGAAAAAGAAATAAAACTTGTAAGATAACTATGATTTCTAATGAAGATGAGCTAACTTACTATAGACCTGCACTTTCTGATGGTATAAATGAAGAACTTGGTTCGGATTTCTATATGGAAGATAAAGCTTGGTATGACAAAAACAATATAGTAGTAATATTAGGAACAAATGTAGATAAGTTAGATGAAGTAAATAAAACTATTATAGTAAATGATGGAGCTATTAAATTTGATAAGCTTGTAATAGCTACAGGAAGTAGAAACTTTATACCACCAATTAAAGGTCATGATTTAGAAAATGTGTTTACTCTTAGAAATATAAAAGATTTATATAGTGTAAAAGAAGCGCTAAAAAAATCTAAGAAAGTTGTAGTAATTGGTGGAGGTTTATTGGGTCTTGAAGCTGCATGGGAATTTAGATTAAAAGGATTAGAAGTAGTAGTAGTTGAAGCAATGGATAGCATATTATCAAAACAACTTGATAAAGAAGGTAGTAAAATATTAGAACAATGTGTAAGAGATACAGGTATAGATGTAAGATTGGGTGTAGCAGTCGATGGTATTGAAGGTGATGGAAAAGCTCAAAAAGTTATATTTAAAGATGGAGATAGTGTCGATTGTGATATGGTAGTATTTTCAATTGGTGTAAGAGCAAATACTCAAATGGTTCAAGACACATCTGTAAAAATTGATAGAGGTATTGTTGTAGATAAGACATTACAGACAAATGTTAGAGATATATATGCTTGTGGAGATGTTGCACAAGTAGAAAATACTAGTTTAGCAATATGGCCATCTTCAGTAGAAATGGGAAAAATAGCAGGGGCAAATGCAAGTGGAGATAATTTGACATTTGAAAGTGATGTGTATCCAGTTTCATTAGATGCAATGAATGTAAAAGTATTTAGTATTGGTA